A genomic stretch from Erysipelothrix sp. HDW6C includes:
- the rpmC gene encoding 50S ribosomal protein L29 yields MTTIKEIREINNAELLVEIDSLKEELFDLRFQQAIGQLENPTRLREIRKTIARIKTVITERELSDDK; encoded by the coding sequence ATGACAACAATAAAAGAAATTCGTGAAATCAATAACGCTGAGTTACTAGTTGAAATTGATAGCCTAAAGGAAGAGTTATTTGACTTACGCTTCCAACAAGCAATTGGTCAACTTGAAAATCCTACTCGTTTAAGAGAAATCCGTAAAACGATTGCTCGCATCAAGACAGTAATCACTGAGCGCGAGCTTAGTGACGATAAGTAG
- the rpsQ gene encoding 30S ribosomal protein S17 — translation MERNKRKVYRGTVVSDAMDKTVVVEVKTSKRHPLYGKRVNYSKKFKAHDENNEIKVGDTVEIMETRPLSATKYFRVTRLIEKAVVL, via the coding sequence ATGGAAAGAAACAAACGTAAAGTTTACCGTGGCACCGTTGTATCTGATGCAATGGACAAAACGGTCGTAGTTGAAGTCAAAACATCAAAACGTCATCCATTATATGGAAAACGTGTTAATTATTCAAAAAAATTCAAGGCTCATGACGAAAACAATGAGATTAAAGTTGGAGATACAGTAGAGATTATGGAAACACGTCCATTATCAGCTACAAAATACTTCCGCGTTACTCGTTTAATCGAAAAAGCCGTTGTATTGTAG
- the rplE gene encoding 50S ribosomal protein L5, with protein sequence MNLKEQYKTEVVGALVKQFNYTSVMQVPKLEKIVINMGVGEAISNAKYLEDAVEDLTIITGQKPVITKAKKSIANFKLREEMPIGAKVTLRGQKMHDFLEKLIKVALPRVRDFRGINAGSFDGRGNYTMGVKEQLIFPEIDYDKVNKVRGMDITIVTTAQTDEEGFALLKELGMPFKKEGN encoded by the coding sequence ATGAATCTAAAAGAACAATATAAAACAGAAGTTGTTGGAGCCTTAGTTAAACAATTTAACTATACTTCAGTAATGCAAGTTCCAAAACTTGAAAAAATTGTTATCAACATGGGTGTTGGAGAAGCAATCAGCAACGCTAAATACTTAGAAGATGCTGTTGAAGATCTAACAATCATCACAGGACAAAAACCAGTTATTACAAAGGCTAAGAAATCGATCGCGAACTTTAAACTTCGTGAAGAAATGCCTATTGGTGCGAAAGTAACACTTCGTGGACAAAAAATGCACGACTTCTTAGAAAAACTAATTAAAGTTGCATTACCACGTGTACGTGACTTCCGTGGAATCAATGCTGGATCATTCGATGGTCGTGGTAACTACACAATGGGAGTTAAAGAACAATTAATTTTCCCAGAAATCGATTATGATAAAGTAAACAAAGTGCGTGGTATGGATATCACTATCGTTACTACAGCGCAAACTGATGAAGAAGGCTTCGCTCTATTAAAAGAGTTAGGAATGCCTTTCAAAAAGGAGGGTAACTAA
- the rpsN gene encoding 30S ribosomal protein S14: protein MAKKSKIARELQRQAVVERYAEKRAQLKADGDYIGLQKLPRDASPVRLHNRDKVDGRPRGYLRKYGMSRIRFRELAHKGQIPGVRKASW from the coding sequence ATGGCTAAAAAATCAAAGATTGCTCGTGAATTACAACGTCAAGCAGTTGTTGAGCGTTATGCTGAAAAGCGCGCACAATTAAAAGCTGATGGTGACTACATTGGGCTACAAAAATTGCCTAGAGACGCTTCACCTGTTCGTTTGCACAATCGCGATAAAGTTGATGGTCGTCCTCGCGGTTATTTACGTAAATATGGTATGTCACGTATTCGCTTCCGTGAATTAGCTCATAAAGGGCAAATTCCAGGCGTACGTAAGGCAAGCTGGTAA
- the rpsH gene encoding 30S ribosomal protein S8 — translation MYVTDPIADFLTRVRNAIQAKHDIVEIPASKEKVEIARILKEEGFIRDYLVNGEGYKKSITVVLKYGPNGERVISGLKRISSPGKRVYTKSNEVPRVLNGLGIAIITTSEGLLTDKQARQKHVGGEVLAYVW, via the coding sequence ATGTATGTAACAGATCCAATTGCTGATTTCCTCACACGTGTTCGTAATGCTATTCAAGCAAAACACGATATTGTCGAAATCCCAGCAAGTAAAGAAAAAGTAGAAATTGCTAGAATCTTAAAAGAAGAAGGCTTTATCCGTGACTATTTAGTTAACGGAGAAGGATACAAGAAGAGCATTACTGTTGTTCTTAAATATGGTCCAAATGGTGAGCGCGTAATTAGCGGATTGAAACGTATTTCAAGCCCAGGAAAACGTGTTTACACAAAGAGTAATGAAGTTCCTCGTGTTCTTAATGGACTCGGAATTGCTATCATTACAACATCAGAAGGTTTGCTAACTGATAAACAAGCGCGCCAAAAACATGTTGGTGGCGAAGTGTTAGCTTACGTCTGGTAA
- the rplN gene encoding 50S ribosomal protein L14, translating to MIQNESRCKVADNTGAKEILVIRSLGGSFRRSSNIGDIVVGTVKEAIPGGSVKKGDVVKAVVVRTKYGVRRGNGSYIKFDDNAVVILKDDMTPKGTRIFGPVARELREKNFMKIVSLAPEVL from the coding sequence ATGATACAAAATGAATCAAGATGTAAAGTCGCTGACAACACAGGCGCTAAAGAAATCTTAGTTATCCGCTCCCTTGGAGGAAGCTTCCGTCGTTCATCTAACATCGGTGATATCGTTGTTGGAACGGTTAAAGAAGCGATTCCTGGTGGATCAGTTAAAAAAGGTGATGTTGTTAAAGCGGTAGTAGTTCGTACAAAGTACGGTGTTCGTCGCGGTAATGGATCATACATCAAATTTGATGACAACGCAGTTGTTATCCTAAAAGATGATATGACACCAAAAGGAACACGTATCTTTGGACCGGTAGCTCGCGAGCTTCGTGAAAAAAACTTCATGAAGATTGTGTCATTAGCTCCGGAAGTGTTATAG
- the rplX gene encoding 50S ribosomal protein L24, translating into MKIKRGDKVQVITGSYKGTIGDVIEVKPKLDKVKVEGVALAKKHMKPSQINPDGGIIEQEAWIHVSNVMLYDPKAKAPTRVGYKDEKGKKVRVYKKSGNVVK; encoded by the coding sequence ATGAAAATCAAACGTGGCGATAAAGTTCAAGTAATCACTGGATCATATAAAGGTACCATTGGTGATGTCATCGAAGTTAAACCTAAATTAGATAAGGTTAAAGTTGAAGGTGTAGCGTTAGCTAAAAAACACATGAAACCAAGCCAAATCAACCCAGATGGTGGAATTATTGAACAAGAAGCATGGATTCATGTTTCAAACGTAATGCTATACGATCCAAAAGCGAAAGCTCCAACTCGTGTAGGTTACAAAGATGAAAAAGGTAAAAAAGTACGTGTCTATAAAAAATCAGGCAACGTCGTTAAATAA